The following proteins are encoded in a genomic region of Arachis stenosperma cultivar V10309 chromosome 4, arast.V10309.gnm1.PFL2, whole genome shotgun sequence:
- the LOC130974095 gene encoding nuclear intron maturase 2, mitochondrial: MHHHRRFTHFFNLFCTNTPLRTLPTITPSLHLHLHHRALSFSPLHRHPPDPTPSLFKDDPIAFLSNSWVDNFRHPNATVTNLSPSFRRLDLWLLAYQKVVADDTGSYLPRSSVPSSALNDLLSLRNAVLDRRFRWGQRLKFFIKSPKDTTDYESLSKRKIKAILTTTQPTPFQDKIVQEVLLMILEPIYEARFSSKSFAFRPGRTPHTVLRVIRRSFAGYLWYMKGDLSTLLDGMKVGMVVGAVMRDVRDKLVVDLIKDALVTPVVKTEVEKPQKKKKRKYQKKRVLAEDEPKPDPYWLDTFFGFAPEEAEKVPNWGHCGILSPLLVNVCLDELDKWMEGKIKEFYVPSKSDVIWNSPEGEAEQGNTSWPEFVPTSGPDKTRKMDYIRYGGHILVGVRGPRADAASLRKQLIEFCDQKYMLKLDNESLPIEHITKGIMFLDHVLCRRVVYPTLRYTATGGKIISEKGVGTLLSVTASLKQCIKQFRKLNFLKGDRDPDPQPCFRMFHATQAHTNAQMNKFLGTMAEWYRYADNRKKIVNFCSYIVRGSLAKLYAAKYKLRSRAKVYKIGARNLSRPLKEKKGQSPEYQNLLRMGLAESIDGLKYTRLSLVPEADYTPFPSNWRPDHEKSLLEYIKLEDPKTLEEQQSSIREQGLVSPQDYISMLVWNYKRSTLPRDQLSFVKSDESTVGNQQLLVGSNQDEDDRKSNEEENDENMDVAQM, encoded by the coding sequence ATGCATCATCACCGACGCTTCACCCACTTCTTCAACCTCTTTTGCACCAATACTCCCCTGCGGACACTGCCCACTATAACCCCTTCCCTGCACCTGCACCTGCACCACCGCGCCCTTTCATTTTCTCCGCTGCACCGGCATCCACCTGATCCCACCCCCTCCCTCTTCAAGGACGATCCAATCGCATTCCTCTCCAACTCCTGGGTCGACAACTTCCGCCACCCCAACGCCACCGTCACCAACCTCTCCCCTTCCTTCCGCCGCCTCGACCTCTGGCTCCTCGCCTACCAGAAGGTCGTCGCCGACGACACCGGCTCCTACCTTCCCCGCTCCTCCGTCCCCTCCTCCGCCCTCAACGACCTCCTCTCCCTCCGTAACGCCGTCCTTGACCGCCGATTCCGATGGGGCCAGCGCCTCAAGTTCTTCATCAAGTCACCCAAAGACACCACCGATTATGAATCCCTATCGAAGAGGAAAATCAAAGCCATATTAACCACAACACAACCGACCCCTTTTCAGGACAAGATTGTTCAGGAGGTGTTGCTGATGATCTTGGAGCCAATTTATGAGGCTCGGTTTTCGAGCAAGAGTTTTGCCTTTCGCCCCGGTAGGACTCCTCACACTGTGTTGAGGGTTATTAGGAGGAGTTTTGCAGGGTATTTATGGTATATGAAAGGTGATTTGAGTACCCTTTTGGATGGAATGAAGGTTGGAATGGTGGTCGGTGCTGTGATGAGGGATGTGAGGGATAAGCTTGTGGTTGATTTGATAAAGGACGCATTAGTTACTCCGGTGGTGAAGACCGAGGTTGAGAAGCcccagaagaagaagaagaggaagtaCCAGAAGAAGAGGGTGTTGGCTGAGGATGAGCCTAAGCCTGATCCTTATTGGTTGGATACATTCTTCGGGTTTGCACCCGAGGAGGCCGAGAAGGTTCCTAATTGGGGGCATTGTGGGATTCTTAGCCCGCTTCTGGTTAATGTTTGTTTGGATGAATTGGATAAGTGGATGGAAGGGAAGATTAAGGAGTTTTATGTTCCTTCTAAGAGTGATGTTATATGGAATAGCCCTGAAGGGGAGGCGGAGCAGGGTAACACGTCTTGGCCAGAGTTTGTGCCTACAAGTGGACCAGATAAGACAAGGAAGATGGATTATATAAGATATGGTGGTCATATCTTGGTTGGTGTTAGAGGGCCTAGGGCTGATGCAGCCTCGCTGAGGAAGCAGTTGATTGAGTTTTGTGATCAGAAGTACATGCTCAAGCTCGACAATGAGAGCCTTCCCATAGAACATATAACTAAAGGTATAATGTTTCTTGACCATGTGTTGTGTAGGAGAGTTGTTTATCCGACTCTTAGGTACACTGCCACCGGCGGTAAGATCATAAGTGAGAAGGGTGTAGGAACCCTTCTGTCAGTCACGGCGAGCTTGAAGCAATGCATCAAGCAGTTTAGAAAGTTGAACTTTCTCAAGGGAGACAGGGATCCAGATCCCCAACCTTGCTTTAGAATGTTCCACGCTACTCAAGCTCATACAAATGCTCAAATGAACAAGTTTTTGGGCACCATGGCTGAGTGGTATAGGTATGCAGATAATAGGAAAAAGATTGTGAACTTCTGCTCTTACATCGTGAGGGGCTCGCTTGCAAAGCTATATGCTGCAAAATACAAGCTCAGGTCACGAGCAAAAGTATACAAAATCGGTGCGCGTAACCTGAGCCGcccattgaaggagaagaaaggGCAGTCTCCTGAGTATCAGAATTTGCTAAGGATGGGCCTTGCCGAGTCAATCGATGGGCTCAAATATACAAGGTTGTCTCTTGTACCGGAGGCAGATTATACTCCATTCCCTAGTAACTGGAGACCGGATCATGAAAAATCATTGCTGGAATATATAAAACTAGAGGATCCAAAGACATTGGAGGAGCAACAAAGCAGCATAAGGGAACAAGGTCTTGTTTCGCCACAAGATTACATTTCAATGCTTGTTTGGAATTACAAAAGGAGTACTCTTCCTAGGGATCAGCTCTCCTTTGTTAAGAGCGACGAAAGTACGGTGGGAAATCAACAGTTGCTGGTTGGCTCGAACCAGGATGAAGATGACCGCAAAAGCAATGAGgaagaaaatgatgaaaatATGGATGTAGCACAAATGTAA
- the LOC130974096 gene encoding uncharacterized protein LOC130974096, translating to MNRALIRFLVSLWLCCCCWLVSIGEAQAQGGEYMKYKDPKQPVAVRVKDLLDRMTLEEKIGQMVQIDRSVANAEVMKNSFIGSVLSGGGSEPLPKATAQDWVNMINEFQKGSLASRLGIPMMYGIDAVHGHNNVYNATIFPHNVGLGCTRDPDLAQKIGAATALEVRATGIPYVFAPCIAVCRDPRWGRCYESYSEDPKIVEQMTEIIPGLQGSLPANAKKGFPYVGGKTKVAACAKHFVGDGGTTKGVNENNTVIDWHGLLSLHMPAYSDSIIKGVSTVMVSYSSWNGVKMHANHDLVTGFLKNTLKFKGFVISDWQGIDKITSPPDSNYTYSVQASIQAGVDMVMVPYKFDEFIQDLNLLVKNNVIPMDRIDDAVARILLVKFTMGLFENPLADFSLVDQLGSQGHRDLAREAVRKSLVLLKNGKNGSAPLLPLSKNVPKILVAGTHADNLGYQCGGWTIKWQGFSGNMDTSGTTILSAIKSAVDPSTEVVFRENPDSEFLKSNNFDYAIVAVGELPYAETAGDSTTLTMTDPGPNIINNVCGNVKCVVIIVSGRPIVIEPYVSSIDALVAAWLPGTEGQGVTDALFGDYGFSGKLARTWFKSVDQLPMNVGDPHYDPLFPFGFGLTTESVKDLVARSTSSVASVRACIFTILVTLIISLYLIGEAQFIGAY from the exons ATGAATAGGGCATTGATTCGTTTTCTGGTTTCTTTGTGGctatgttgttgttgttggttgGTTTCAATTGGTGAAGCACAAGCACAAGGAGGAGAGTATATGAAATACAAAGATCCAAAGCAACCAGTTGCAGTTCGTGTTAAGGACTTACTTGATCGAATGACTCTTGAGGAGAAGATTGGCCAAATGGTTCAAATTGATAGGAGTGTTGCTAATGCTGAGGTCATGAAAAACAGCTTCATTG GGAGTGTATTAAGTGGCGGTGGAAGTGAACCACTTCCAAAAGCTACTGCTCAAGATTGGGTTAACATGATAAATGAATTTCAGAAAGGGTCTTTGGCAAGTCGATTGGGTATTCCAATGATGTATGGGATTGATGCTGTTCATGGCCACAACAATGTCTATAATGCTACCATATTTCCCCATAATGTTGGACTTGGATGTACCAG AGATCCTGACCTTGCCCAAAAGATTGGAGCTGCAACCGCTCTCGAAGTCAGAGCGACGGGGATTCCTTATGTCTTTGCTCCATGTATTGCG GTTTGTAGAGATCCAAGATGGGGTCGGTGTTATGAAAGCTACAGTGAGGATCCTAAAATTGtggaacaaatgacagagatAATACCTGGACTACAAGGAAGTCTCCCTGCCAATGCCAAGAAGGGATTTCCATATGTTGGTGGCAA GACAAAGGTAGCTGCTTGTGCTAAGCACTTTGTTGGAGATGGCGGTACAACCAAGGGAGTTAATGAGAACAACACTGTGATTGACTGGCATGGATTGCTTAGCCTTCATATGCCTGCCTATTCTGATTCCATTATCAAAGGGGTCTCAACAGTGATGGTTTCGTACTCCAGTTGGAACGGGGTAAAGATGCATGCAAATCATGATCTAGTCACCGGCTTCCTAAAGAACACCCTTAAGTTTAAG gGATTTGTCATCTCTGATTGGCAAGGTATCGACAAAATCACATCGCCACCGGATTCAAACTACACGTACTCTGTCCAAGCTTCCATTCAAGCCGGTGTTGATATG GTGATGGTCCCATACAAGTTTGATGAGTTCATTCAGGATCTTAATCTCTTGGTCAAGAACAATGTCATTCCAATGGACCGGATTGATGATGCTGTGGCGAGAATTTTGCTTGTCAAGTTTACCATGGGTCTTTTTGAAAATCCTCTAGCCGATTTTAGTTTAGTCGACCAGCTTGGAAGTCAG GGACACAGGGATCTTGCAAGGGAAGCTGTGAGAAAATCTCTTGTGCTGCTTAAGAATGGGAAAAATGGAAGTGCTCCACTTCTGCCTCTTTCAAAGAATGTTCCGAAAATTCTAGTTGCTGGTACACATGCTGACAATTTGGGTTACCAATGTGGCGGGTGGACAATCAAATGGCAAGGGTTTAGTGGCAACATGGACACAAGTG GAACAACCATTCTTAGTGCCATAAAATCAGCTGTTGATCCAAGCACTGAAGTTGTATTTCGTGAGAACCCGGATAGCGAATTTTTAAAGTCCAACAACTTTGATTATGCTATTGTTGCTGTTGGTGAGCTTCCTTATGCCGAGACTGCTGGTGACAGCACCACTTTGACAATGACGGATCCTGGTCCAAATATAATCAACAATGTCTGTGGGAATGTTAAGTGTGTGGTTATCATTGTTTCTGGTAGACCTATTGTGATAGAACCATACGTTTCTTCTATAGACGCATTGGTGGCAGCATGGTTACCGGGCACTGAAGGCCAAGGCGTGACCGATGCCCTTTTTGGCGACTATGGTTTTAGCGGCAAGCTTGCTAGGACATGGTTCAAATCTGTGGATCAACTCCCTATGAATGTTGGGGATCCTCACTATGATCCACTCTTTCCATTTGGTTTTGGTTTAACAACTGAATCTGTCAAGGACCTAGTAGCAAG GTCAACCTCAAGTGTTGCTAGTGTGAGGGCTTGTATATTTACTATTTTGGTGACACTAATTATCAGCTTATATTTAATAG GTGAAGCACAATTCATTGGAGCTTATTGA